The following DNA comes from Flammeovirgaceae bacterium.
TTCCAGCCTCCTTTGGCCTCTTCGCCAAAGCGATAGTTGCTTTTTTGCTCCCTGTGGAAATGGGCATCGGCACGCTGCCCCCACTCTGCGGCCGTAAGGGACGGGGCCCAGATCGCCTGCGGCTCCGGCCTGGCCAGCACATAGTCCCCAAAGCGTTCCAGCTTTTCAAAATTTCCCGAGTCGATCAATTCATACGCTTCCCAACCGTCAGGGTATTGCATTTGCATAGGGCGAAAGGTATTGGTGTTTTGTTAAAGTATCAAGCTCCGGTGGCCCGCTTGAGCGTAAACGAAAACACCGAGCCCTCCCCCGGGCTGCTTTTAACGTTCATGGCCCCTCCGTTTTTTCCCACAAATTCCCATACGAGCAACAGGCCGATCCCCATCCCCTTTTCCTTGTTGGTCCCTTCTTTGGTAAAGTGCACCGCATGGTCGAAGAGCTTCGATATTTCATCCGCGCCAATCCCTACCCCGGTATCGGCCACCGAAACCTCCACAAATTCACCGGACAACTTGGCGGACAAGGTTACCTTTCCGTTTTCCTTGCTAAACTTTATGGCATTGGACAACAGGTTCCTGAGGATGAGCTTCACATGGTTGGGGTCTGCGTGGGCCAAAAGCCCTGCTTCGATTTGGTTGGCCAGGGCAACCCCCTTGGCAGCGGCAGGGGCATTAAAAAGTAGGGCGACCTCATCGGCCATTTTCCCGAGGTCGAAAATCCCGGGCGTTACCTTCAGGCCTTGCAATTGCGATTGGGTCCACTGAAGAAGGTTGGCCAGGTCGTCATAGACGGTATCCAACTGGCTGCGTATCTGGCCCGTCAATGCACCCAACTCCTGGGGCGACAGCCCACCGGCCTGCGCGATGTTCAACACGCCACGCAAACTGGAAAGGGGGCTTCGCATGTCGTGGCTTATGATGGAGAGCAACTTGTCCTTGGCCTGGTTGATGTTTTTCAGTTGGGCCGATTGCGATTCCACCTGCCTTTTCTTCAATTCCAACTCTATGTTTATCCTTTTTATTTTCCTATTGCTAAAAAACAAAATAAAGGCCACGCCCATCAGGAGCACAAAGCCCCCCACATAAACGTACCCCAGGATTTCCTGCCTTTTGATTTCCTCCTCCCGGATTTTGGCATCTTGCTCCAGGGCCTCGATCTGCGATTGCTTTATTTCCGATTCGAACTGTGCCGAGAGCAGGCCCATCCTTTCGCCATTTCGTTGGTTGATGAGGCTGTCATGTATGGCCAGGTGCCTGTTGAGGTATTGGTACGCCCTCTTTACCTCATGGTTTGAATAATGGATCCCGGCAATCAGTTTATAGGTCCTTTCCAACTCATCAGCATATCCGTTTTGCCGTGCGATTTGCACATTCTTGTTGAGCGTTTCCAGGGCCATTTCAAATTTCTTTTGGCTGGCATACACTTTTCCGATGCGGTGCAGGGTAGAGGCCTGTATAAAATAATTCCCCGTTGCCTCGCTGATCCGCATGGCCTCCCGATAATTTTTCAATGCCGGCTCAAAATTTCCCTTTTCAAACTCTATGTCCCCCAAAATACGAAAGCTAAATGCCGGCAGGTAACCATCCCTATTGGCTTTGCTCCCCTCCAATGCCTTTTGGGCATAGTACCCGGCAGAGTCTATCTTCTTCAAACCCAGGTAAGAGAAGGAAATGTTGTTCAGGCTCCTTACGGCCGTCTCAATATCCTTGCGCCTCCAGGAAATTGCGTAAGCCTGGCGAAACCGTTTTAAGGCTTCCCGGTATTGGGCTTTTTCATAGTTGATTGCCGCCACATTGTTCAGGCACCTGGCCATGGCCGTGGAGTCGCCCAGTTCCGTGGTGATCTTTAATGCTTCCTGTGAAAGTTCAAAAGCGTCAGTGTAGAGGCCCCTGCGGTAGTATATCCATCCCAGGTTTTCGAGGGCAAGCCCATAGCCCGGCTTGTAGCCAAGTTTTTTTGCCAGGCCCATGGCCTCCGTACCATATTGTACCGCCTCATATACATTGCGTTCGCGCAACAGCGACACGATGGTGTTGAGCAGGTCCACCCTTTCCTTTCCAGGGGGCAGCGCCCCCAGCCTGGCCGCCAGCGTATCAGCCTCCTGCCCCCGCACGGATAGGGACAATAAGGACAAAAAAACAAAAACCTTAACCTTGCAAGCCATCCAAGCCAACTTTATCCATAAAATAGCCGAAATTTACCAACCTTTAAACATTATGGGCAGCCTGCCGCCCCTAATAACCCGTCCATTCTGATAAAAACCATACCCCACCCTATGCATCCGGTTATCACCAGTAGCAGTAACCCCAAGATAAAGCACTTACTTTCGCTGGACAAACCCAGGGAACGCAAAAGGTCAGGCTTGTTTGCCATTGAGGGCTTAAAGGAGTTGAAGCTGGCAAAGGACAATGGCTTTGTGATCGAGACCGTTTTCCACTCCACCCACCTGGTGGACGAAAAAACACTTTTGCACCATGGCTTCCAGGCTTCACAGCTTATACCCGTAGGGCAAAACGTGTTCGGTAAAATTGCCTATCGCGAAACCACCGGTGGGGTGATCGGCATTGCGAGGCAGCGCGCCCATGGCCTCGATGCCTTGCGGTTGGCCCCCGACCCCCTGCTGCTGGTGTTGGAGGGCGTGGAGAAGCCGGGCAACCTGGGCGCCATCCTGAGGACGGCCGATGCGGCAGGTGTAAATGCGGTCATTAGCTGCAACCCGCAAACCGACTTTTACAATCCCAATGTGGTGCGGTCAAGCGTGGGGTGCGTGTTTACCAACCAACTGGCTGCCGCCACCTCCGGTGAAACGATCGCCTGGCTAAAGCAAAGGCACATCAAAATTTATTGTGCCTACCTGGGAGGATCGGTGCCTTATACGAAGGCCTCTTATGAGGGGGCCTGTGCCCTTGTGATGGGGAGCGAGGCGTTTGGGCTTACGCAGGAGTGGGCCACCAATGCCGATGCGAACATTGTGATCCCCATGCACGGCCAAATCGATTCGATGAACGTATCGGTGGCCGCTGCCGTGCTGGCCTTTGAGGCCGTAAGGCAACGGGGCGGGTAGGGATATTGCAATGGGCACCTGGAATGGTTTTCCGCATAGGAGGTCCTTATGCAAAGAAAACTGCAACAAGGTTAAGGCTGGTGCTTCTGGGATTTAAGTTCATTGAGCAAAATTGTATTTAACCGCACATACTCAGCTTTTAATTCGGGGTCAGCACCCTGGGCACCTTTAAGGGATTTTTCTGATGCTTCTATGGCCTCTTCCGTATCCCCTTTTTGTTTTAAGATCAAAGCATACCGGTAGAGCATGCCAATATGTCCAGGGTTTCGTTTGAGCGCCAATGCCATTAGCGCTGATGCCCTATCCATATCCAAATTGTTTTCGTAATAAAACATGGCCGCCTGAAAGTATGGAGGCCGGCTACTTTCACGTAATGCTTTTTCCAGGTTTGGGATTACCGTATCTTCCAAATTGATTGTGATTGGGACCGGAACTACCCTATTGCCCCAGGAAATATTAAGTACGCCACCATTGGAACCTATACTGTCCACGCTAATGGTAAAGGTTTCAATAGGCCTGTCCAATATACGCGGTGTTACGGCAAGCCTTGCCACATCATTTTCCGGCAGGTATTTGTATGATCCCCATTGGCCACGGTCCTTTTGCAGGATAACCTGCCACAAATTTTCACCAGGTATAGTGAATAATTCATACCTACCTGAGTCGACAGGGGCCCCCGCCATCATCACTGGCGTGCTAAAATATAATTTAGTGGCTTCATCTGCCCCTGTCCTCCAAATTTTGTTATATGGAACAAGGTTGCCAAAAATTTTACGACCGCGCATGTTTGGCCTACTGTACGTAATTTCCATCTGGGTTGAAGCAATAGTCTGGTAAACCACCGCTTTTGAGTTTGTGCCCGGCATGACAAAGTCCCCCAACCTATACTGGGCCAAACCGGCTTGACTTACCGATCCTACCAAAAACACGGCAATAATAAAAGGAAAAAATGGCGTGGGTTTCATGCGGCTCAATTTTCATGTACTTGTTGTAATAACGGAAGCGGCTTTGGTTCGTTGCCAAAAAACATCATGGCCTCCAATCCTTGACAAGGAGCATGGCTTGCCCCGCCACAACCCAGTAAAAGGTATTGTGCGCAAAAATTATCTGTTGCATCACTCCTTTGTTTTTGACTCCATGACTTGTGCCCATTTTGCAACCGTCCCATTACATTCCTTGTCCAATTTTTCTATTATTTCCGAAATCGTAAACCTTTTTACGGTTTCT
Coding sequences within:
- a CDS encoding tetratricopeptide repeat-containing sensor histidine kinase, producing the protein MACKVKVFVFLSLLSLSVRGQEADTLAARLGALPPGKERVDLLNTIVSLLRERNVYEAVQYGTEAMGLAKKLGYKPGYGLALENLGWIYYRRGLYTDAFELSQEALKITTELGDSTAMARCLNNVAAINYEKAQYREALKRFRQAYAISWRRKDIETAVRSLNNISFSYLGLKKIDSAGYYAQKALEGSKANRDGYLPAFSFRILGDIEFEKGNFEPALKNYREAMRISEATGNYFIQASTLHRIGKVYASQKKFEMALETLNKNVQIARQNGYADELERTYKLIAGIHYSNHEVKRAYQYLNRHLAIHDSLINQRNGERMGLLSAQFESEIKQSQIEALEQDAKIREEEIKRQEILGYVYVGGFVLLMGVAFILFFSNRKIKRINIELELKKRQVESQSAQLKNINQAKDKLLSIISHDMRSPLSSLRGVLNIAQAGGLSPQELGALTGQIRSQLDTVYDDLANLLQWTQSQLQGLKVTPGIFDLGKMADEVALLFNAPAAAKGVALANQIEAGLLAHADPNHVKLILRNLLSNAIKFSKENGKVTLSAKLSGEFVEVSVADTGVGIGADEISKLFDHAVHFTKEGTNKEKGMGIGLLLVWEFVGKNGGAMNVKSSPGEGSVFSFTLKRATGA
- a CDS encoding RNA methyltransferase, translating into MHPVITSSSNPKIKHLLSLDKPRERKRSGLFAIEGLKELKLAKDNGFVIETVFHSTHLVDEKTLLHHGFQASQLIPVGQNVFGKIAYRETTGGVIGIARQRAHGLDALRLAPDPLLLVLEGVEKPGNLGAILRTADAAGVNAVISCNPQTDFYNPNVVRSSVGCVFTNQLAAATSGETIAWLKQRHIKIYCAYLGGSVPYTKASYEGACALVMGSEAFGLTQEWATNADANIVIPMHGQIDSMNVSVAAAVLAFEAVRQRGG
- a CDS encoding DUF2911 domain-containing protein; the encoded protein is MKPTPFFPFIIAVFLVGSVSQAGLAQYRLGDFVMPGTNSKAVVYQTIASTQMEITYSRPNMRGRKIFGNLVPYNKIWRTGADEATKLYFSTPVMMAGAPVDSGRYELFTIPGENLWQVILQKDRGQWGSYKYLPENDVARLAVTPRILDRPIETFTISVDSIGSNGGVLNISWGNRVVPVPITINLEDTVIPNLEKALRESSRPPYFQAAMFYYENNLDMDRASALMALALKRNPGHIGMLYRYALILKQKGDTEEAIEASEKSLKGAQGADPELKAEYVRLNTILLNELKSQKHQP